The Brassica napus cultivar Da-Ae chromosome A5 unlocalized genomic scaffold, Da-Ae chrA05_Random_3, whole genome shotgun sequence genome contains a region encoding:
- the LOC106453823 gene encoding uncharacterized protein LOC106453823, producing the protein MAQIIETTFTIEEENNQRKDPTPAPNLTHQWRCQVDASWVEASDGIGMGFVLFEQEVEVLRGWCKGPQTETPLHAEAESLYWAMKEVNKRGCLRINFESDCQQLVHIIQRKKHWPALEPVLDEIKAMNALFKDLSLMFISRSANFRADTLAKEARAREQCFSFYEVKDPIRLAI; encoded by the coding sequence ATGGCGCAGATCATTGAGACGACCTTCACgatagaagaagaaaataaccaGAGGAAAGATCCTACCCCAGCACCTAACTTAACGCATCAGTGGAGATGTCAGGTTGACGCGTCATGGGTGGAGGCAAGCGATGGAATAGGAATGGGCTTTGTCTTGTTTGAACAGGAAGTGGAGGTGTTAAGAGGATGGTGCAAAGGACCACAAACAGAGACACCACTACACGCAGAGGCCGAGAGCTTATATTGGGCGATGAAAGAAGTCAACAAACGAGGATGCCTGCGCATAAACTTTGAATCTGATTGTCAACAGCTCGTGCACATAATACAACGGAAGAAACACTGGCCTGCTCTAGAACCGGTTCTGGACGAAATTAAAGCTATGAATGCTCTCTTTAAAGACTTATCTCTTATGTTTATCTCTCGCTCAGCAAATTTCCGTGCGGATACTCTTGCCAAGGAGGCCCGAGCACGCGAGCAATGCTTCAGCTTTTATGAAGTAAAGGATCCGATTAGGCTAGCTATATAG